The Polycladomyces subterraneus genome contains a region encoding:
- a CDS encoding ArsR/SmtB family transcription factor, which translates to MSHCKALPPLDPHIVEAASQIFKALSDPTRLKILHLLSVEECSVSRIAEQLGLTPSAISHQLAYLRTLRLVRHRREGHTVYYSCDDDHVLALLRQTIEHVTHTSN; encoded by the coding sequence ATGAGCCATTGCAAAGCATTGCCGCCGCTAGATCCGCATATCGTCGAAGCGGCCTCTCAAATTTTCAAGGCATTGTCCGACCCGACCCGACTCAAGATTTTGCACCTGTTGTCAGTGGAAGAATGCTCCGTCAGTCGAATCGCCGAACAGTTGGGACTGACTCCATCGGCCATCTCCCATCAACTGGCCTATCTTCGTACCTTGCGCCTCGTCAGGCACCGCAGGGAAGGACACACCGTCTATTACAGTTGCGATGACGATCATGTGCTGGCATTGCTGAGACAAACAATTGAGCATGTGACGCACACATCGAATTAG